tatctatctatctatccatccatctgaccatttctatctatctatctatctatctatctatctatctatctatctatctatctatctatccatccatccatccatttctatctatctatctatctatctatctatctatctatctatctatctatctatctatctatctatctatctatctatctatctatctatctatctatctatccatccatccatccatccatttctatctatctatctatctatctatccgaccatttctatctatctatctatctatctatctatctatctatctatctatctatctatctatctatctatctatctatctatctatctatctatctatctatccatccatccatccatccatccatccatccatccatccgaccatttcgatctatctatctatctatctatctatctatctatctatatatctatcgatctatctatctatctatcatctatctatctatctatcatctatctatctatctatctatctatctatctatctatctatctatctatctatatatccatccatccatccatccatccatttctatctatctatctatctatctatctatctatctatctatctatctatctatctatctatctatctatctatctatctatctatctatctatccatccatccatctgaccatttctatctatctatcatctatctatctatctatctatctatctatctatctatctatctatctatctatctatctatctatctatctatctatctatctatctatctatctatctatctatctatctatctatcaatccatccatccatccgaccatttcgatctatctatctatctatctatctatctatctatctatctatctatctatctatctatctatctatctatctatctatctatctatctatccatccatccatccatccatccatccatccatccatccatccatccatctgaccatttctatctatctatctatctatctatctatctatctatctatctatctatctatctatctatccatccatccatccatccatccatccatccatccatccatctgaccatttctatctatctatctatctatctatctatctatctatctatctatctatctatctatctatctatctatctatctatctatctatctatctatctatccatccatccatccatccatccatccatccatctgaccatttctatctatctatctatctatctatctatctatctatctatctatctatctatctatctatctatctatctatctatctatctatctatctatctatccatccatccatccatccatttctatctatctatctatctatctatctatctatctatctatctatctatctatctatctatcatccatccatccatccatccatccatccatccatccatccatccatccatccatccatctatcgacagtattttctgatttatggaatGAAAAATGAGAAATCCAAAGTTCGAAAATCttcaatatataaacaaaatgaaCATGGTTTGGATATGGAAATGTTTTCAaattattgcatatttaattatattaagcatcatttgcatatttaaacataacatttcagaaaacttgtaatacaaaacaATTGTCTTATTATGTGTTTTGGATGTTCATGacatttacacagcatttttgggggcctgaaaacaaacttttaaaaaaggtattcaaagtgcaagtttttgaaaatattgttaTCGTCTCAGTGTAAACTACAGAAACGTGAATGTGAAAATGGTGATATCATGTACATACATATTACGTGTTCAATCTATAGGTGCataatgtttctttacaaattgacatcgccatctactggcctggcatgaataatacagcatttttagtcatttttatgtATCTGCATGAACAGGGAtgttttgacaacgttgtcatctgtacaaaaaaaaaaaaaaaaaaaaaaaaaaaaaaaaaaacaaaggaaacacttttcttttagtacattattgttgttgtgtaaacataccctgATATCAGAAGATAACATTTCTAAGCATGAGTTTGCATCAGTCAGGTCTCCAATGCAAATGAATAGAGCTCCAAGTCTAGCGTGTGAAACAGGGCTTTACAGCATATTCACTTCCATTCATTTCATGCAGTTTATGATGACACAAGCTGCAAATATTTAGTGGGATAAATAAACTCCTAATGCAGATGTAAGGAGCTAGTGGCATTTTATAATGAAAGCGCAGAGTGAACTGCTCATctaaaggccggaacacaccaagccgacggcgacgaactagtggcgacgaaagcagactgcggggtcggctggcgtcggctggcgtcggcagcgtctgggtccaaagttgccctgacacaccaagccgacgttcgacagccgacggccaaatagcacgtccgttctgcgcctgcgtgagatgaaatgcctttccatgccagcaggtggcagtagtttGTGTTCGTTGCTATGGTTCGTTGCTAGGGAGACCGGAAGAGCTACAGggatacaaaacataaacaaaggtGCATGAAAAACCAGTTCTCGCTCATCACATACGGATTCgtgttatttcaaaaatgtccGACACGTTGCAAATGGCACTGGCTTTGTCAGCCCTTGGTCTTTTGCTTGtggaagaggaaaagaagaagCGGATGAGAAAAAATACGGAGAAAGCGCACTAAATGGGTGAAACCATGGATACTCCAGAGACAGGCCCAAGGTGCTTTCCCGAACCTGTGTCGAGAGCTCGAGTTACAGGAAACTTGTGGTTTTAAAAATTTCGCTCGGCTTTTTCCCACTCAATTTCACATGTTAAAAGAACTTATTAGTCCAATCATACAGAGAACAAACACGAACTACCGGGATTGTATCTCCGTGGGGGAACGTCTGATGATTACACTACGGTTCTTGGCAACAGGTAAGGTTATTCGttgtttgaacatttcattaaaacaccttttcagttgtgtttattttggtgtattatgaagcattataaaagtgaaaagaattttattattttgtatccagttgtagcctactttaaaaagacacaatgtataaaacattattatggttgtttgtagcacaatgtctttaataactgataaaaaaaatatttgctttaatgtagtgtagtacaaatgcattaaaagtgttagatttgactctgtaaaaggtgtggaaaattaatagtggagttatgtgtttgtaatcTTTGCAGGAGAAAGCTTCAAGAGCCTTTCTTACCAATTCCGGGTGGGAATGTCCACAATTCAGCAATTTGTTCCTGAAACCTGTGCAGCAATCTACCAAGTCTTAAAAGAGAAATACCTAAAGGTATACATGtatctgtttaatgttttttgttttagcccaaaaatgagcaatttttttgatctctcagatattgttttaggaggcctctgatgtagaaattaaagatttttcagtttttttacattttaataagggtAATTTTAGGGTCTTATATTGTAgtagataaactgaaagaatagacaggatggtagaccatgtgtcgagggcagagatctaagtattatccatcaaattataatttcaatgcaaataaaattccactactacattcaaacaatacagTCTGGCTGGCCTATTATGCTCTCTACTTATCATACTAAAAGAACACATTCATCCCCCCAGAGCACTTACAGGTTCATATTCAAGACCATTCATACCTGTCCCTGAACAATGCAACAGGCATCTCCCCCCAAAATCCAAAACATAAAGAGCCTAATGCTGACCTATAAACACTTCTTCAACCCAATAGCATTGTGAGGACgaacaatagaacccattaactatgtaaatgtgatcttgagagaaaaaaacatttgcaggcatttttttttaaatttttgaaagtgatgttgtaattctgcagAAGTGGGCTTTGCAGGGTTAATTCAAGAATGTCAAAATCACTGAGTTATTAATGGTCTGACGAGttaaactaatttcttttaattatattgttttttagtgCCCAGACACAGTGGAAGAGTGGCAGCAAGTAGCCGTTGGATTCCAGAATCAGTGGCATTTCCCAAATTGCCTGGGTGCTCTGGATGGAAAGCACATTAACATTCGTCCCCCTCCAGGATCTGGATCTAAATTCTTCAACTACAAGCATACATTCTCAATAGTGCTTATGGCACTGGTAGACAGCAACTACAGATTTCTGTATGTTGATGTGGGCTGCAACGGGCGCATTTCAGATGGTGGAGTGTTTGGGGGATGCTCATTGCAGGATGCCTTGGAGAAAAGAACATCCAACATTCCTGCACCTGCACCACTTCCTGAATCAGACCAGCTGGCCCCTTACTGCATTGTGGCTGATGAGGCATTCCCCTTAAAGGAATACCTCATGAAGCCATACCCGAACCGCAAGCTGTCTGTAGAGCAACGCATATTCAATTACAGACTTTCATGAGCTCGAAGGGtggttgaaaatgcatttggcaTCCTGGCAAATCGTTTTCGCGTCCTACTAACCACCATTAATATTCAAAGCACTGCCAAAGTGGAggacattgttttgtcttgctgtGCTCTGCACAACTTTCTGCGCAAAGAGTGCTGTGAAGTGTACATGGCAGGAATCGACCAGGAAGAACAAGATCATGACACTGTCCCTGGAAGATGGAGAGAAGACCCTGGCCTACAGCAGGCCTCTCTGCCACGCACAACCAACAGTACAACACACGCCAAACAGCTCAGGGATAAACTGTGCCAGTACTTTAATTCGGACACCGGTGCAGTGCCCTTTCAGTGGGGCAAAATATAAGCATGTAGCAAACTTGTTTCTTTCCCCCTTGACCTTggtttatgttttataacaatggtgtgaatttgcaaaataaagtttatatttttacatcattgtgttttgtgattttttttttacataaagaacaGTGAAGTACCTTTTACACaaagtcagtgttttattttcaaatgtgcaaaaatagcattaaggtaatttacagaaaaatatcaacagttggtatttaaaataaataaaatgtacagaaatatAAACTTTGCATAAGTACTCTAATATAACGTACAACTAAGcgtgacatatttactaaatgctacaatatctgtttacaattttgctacataaaaaattacaagtgtgTATACTGATTGGAAGATGCATCCAGTGCATGGTTGTGGCCCactgaatatttgaaaatgcaattaTCAACCTCATGCTGGAAATGTGGCAGTAGATGTGGTGGCAAATTCCGCATTCTGTGttcaagatttttgcagtaagctGAGATGGCATCATTGGTGTTTTCCTGTGATGCCAACTTTTCCAGAGTTTTGCCGATGGTGCGCATCAAGTTTGTGGATTCCTCGCTGGAGGATTCGTCTTGCATCTTCCTGCGCTTCCCTGGAGGCTTTGGTTTTATGTTGGAGCTTTGCAAATGGTCCTTTCTCATGGCTGTGGACTCAGTTCCACAGATGGTGGATTCAGCCAAGGGTGTACTTGACCGTAGGTCAGCATCACTGAAGCTGGGGTCTTCATGGGTGCCAGTCCAGGTGTCACTGTTGGTACCATCTGAGGGTGAACAGGAATCACTATCAGCCGCAGGTTCCTTAAAAAACATAAGATACAAATGTGACAAGTTAATGTAATGGCTTGACTTAATATGCGGAGTTACTTGTGAATAGACTCTTTTAAAGAAGCACTTGCCATCTtacaaaaagcaaaatgtttattttattctgaaattaaacaataaataaataaataaatataaatatatttgtttatttaccatgATCATTAGATTTGAAGTGCTCTCCTTCCTTTTTGTGTGAGGCTCTAGAAACTGCAGGCGGTTCAGgatccattgctgcctgccagtCTTCTGAGCTCCAGAACTTCCTGAGGGTCCTTGTTTCTTATAACGCATGTATTGGGTTCGCAATGAATCCCACCGCTTCTTGAGCTCTTTTTCTGAGGGACAAAGTAAAATTTTGTAAGCATTAAGTGTTATGGCTGCttattttgtcactttaatgagtatttgttatgccaacaaatgttactttttgctgtattgttaattatattattaacaatttgattaactttaatattattatgaaatatgagatgctagcacagcacatattaattactgtctgtttccataaacaaacttagtttggtacacacaaaacactaaaaTGGTTATATTAGTTTTACTATGGACTATTGAACAATTACAAACAAGCTTTCTCAATTGCCAAAAAGGAAATCTTACCTGATATGACGAGTTTATTTTCGATCTCACGCCACAGTTCAGCTTTCAGCACACGGTTGACATAACATTTTTCCGTAATGTCATACAAACCCGGCCTTTCCTGGATCATGTTGATCAATTCGTCTTCACTTGCCTCGTTCCAGATAGCCATGTCTTTCACGTACCTAAGGTAAACAATGTGTGTTCCCTCTTGACTTCGTCGTTTACTTGCTTCGTCACTtccgtttttcttttctcatgcactggttcgctagctgaacagccaatcagaatgatcatatgGCCCGACGGCCCGACGAggtccaacgccgattcaacatttcgaatcggccgaaacaaagccgacgaggaccaacttcagccgacggtgcagaacacaccgaggaaacttagtcggccgacgaagaaaaactgcccgacggccgaccgtcggcttggtgtgttccggccttaaaACAGACCAATCCCAGGGAAAGATTAAACACAACACCCCGTCAGTAAACACCCACCCTCTGATACACGGATTCATGACTGCACAACACCTCCCGTGCAGTACATGCTCTAGAGACGCAGCAGATTTGAATGAAACATGACTACAGGAAGAATATAACAGCCATAAAGCTTGTCCAATGAAATTTCAATCGACCATGTAAGTATCATACTGTATCCATTTCACATATTACTTCCTGAGATTCCTCTTCTGGAAGCTGCTTAATATTCATAAAAGCAGCCACAGCTTCTTTGCTTATTCCAGGATTAGTCAGCAATCTCAACCAATCTAAAACACTGTTATGACCATCATCATAAAACAATGATGTAAAAACTACTGATTTTAAAACCTTTTAAGACACACTTTTAGGTGTATTTAACCTCTACAttacctaataataataataataataataatgtacttattgtgttgtTCAACTGATGGTGGGTTATTGGTAAAAAATGTTTACTACAAAAAGGTGGTATAAGTAAGTTTAAAGGTGGGTTAATCGGTAGGGGaaaggtcaacagtgtaattgtagatgtacagaaattaattacagctgtaattacatgcatTTTTAAAGATGCTCTATGTAAGAATGGCAGCTAGTGGTTAAAAttggtactgcagtccaaattcaaaatattgtttgcccctccccctcctcctcagactcgGCGCTCTCACGGGTTGCCAGTTTGAAGACACGCAACAGGAGCGAGATGAATTGACACTGGAAGGcgaggagacttacacactgtaagataATAAGTT
The window above is part of the Chanodichthys erythropterus isolate Z2021 chromosome 3, ASM2448905v1, whole genome shotgun sequence genome. Proteins encoded here:
- the LOC137017966 gene encoding uncharacterized protein, with product MRYKKQGPSGSSGAQKTGRQQWILNRLQFLEPHTKRKESTSNLMIMEPAADSDSCSPSDGTNSDTWTGTHEDPSFSDADLRSSTPLAESTICGTESTAMRKDHLQSSNIKPKPPGKRRKMQDESSSEESTNLMRTIGKTLEKLASQENTNDAISAYCKNLEHRMRNLPPHLLPHFQHEVDNCIFKYSVGHNHALDASSNQYTHL